One part of the Candidatus Kapaibacterium sp. genome encodes these proteins:
- a CDS encoding TetR/AcrR family transcriptional regulator, translating to MARRDKEAKRDRLLQAAAELFARKGYHATRVAEIAQRAGVAKGTVYEYFPTKEELFYALLDGWLTRFETDLSEHLAAESDPLRQADIVREAAVQFYRRHAAHAPIFLEFWAHALRSSDGRFLRRIQRFRTFLEEQGHRLTEALVASGVFLPVDVPSLVRLEAGISDGIFLLWVLSGRSFSLERAYVFRQSVLGLGVLSEAARQLLRDRLQQKLREGFLLQLPKPVQSPEP from the coding sequence ATGGCCCGAAGGGATAAGGAGGCAAAGCGCGACCGCCTCTTACAGGCCGCTGCAGAGCTTTTTGCACGCAAGGGGTACCATGCTACAAGGGTTGCGGAGATTGCCCAGCGGGCCGGGGTAGCGAAGGGCACCGTTTACGAGTACTTCCCCACGAAGGAGGAGCTCTTCTATGCCCTGCTGGATGGGTGGCTGACGCGGTTTGAGACCGATCTCTCTGAGCACTTGGCGGCAGAGTCCGACCCTCTCCGGCAAGCTGACATTGTACGGGAAGCAGCGGTACAGTTCTACCGCCGTCACGCAGCCCATGCGCCGATCTTCCTTGAGTTCTGGGCCCATGCCCTGCGCAGTTCGGATGGGCGCTTCTTGAGACGAATACAGCGTTTTCGGACCTTCTTAGAGGAGCAGGGCCATCGTCTGACAGAGGCTCTCGTAGCCAGTGGTGTCTTCCTACCCGTGGATGTCCCATCGTTGGTGCGCTTAGAGGCAGGTATCTCGGACGGGATTTTCTTGCTGTGGGTGCTCTCAGGGCGGAGCTTCTCGCTAGAGCGGGCGTACGTGTTCCGGCAATCCGTCCTGGGACTGGGGGTGCTTTCGGAGGCAGCTCGCCAACTGCTGCGTGATAGACTCCAGCAGAAGCTGCGGGAGGGATTCCTCTTGCAGCTACCCAAGCCGGTACAGTCGCCCGAGCCATAG
- a CDS encoding 2Fe-2S iron-sulfur cluster-binding protein — protein sequence MPVIAIDGHRVEAPAGKTIIEAAYESGLQIPHFCWHPALSVAGNCRMCLVEVGLPKRRSDGTIEVDEKGQPVIEFLPKLQIACATPIADGMVVRTKSERAVRAQEAVMEFLLINHPLDCPICDEAGQCKLQEYAFRHSRGVSRFTEEKVHKPKRVIWGPTIIFDAERCILCSRCIRFANEIAKQPVLTFVERNDHVTIELYPGTEFDNPYSMNVIELCPVGALTSRDFRFRARVWEMSFTDSICPGCARGCNIRIGVRNNEILRLEPRRNLRVNQYWMCDEGRLTQYGFVNHNRVDGAWLRRVSTEKPESVSWEEAYEAVASVLRRYKPSEIAIIGSGRLTNEDAYALVKFARTVLKTPNMDFPRREDPYFEDDFLRCRDRNPNTTGVVEIGLKPGAGGVNLVELPQKVRYGAVRVLYVVEEDVASISPELRQALEEAEIVIVHATNHNETTKRSHIVLATTTYAELEGTYTNIQRYVQLLRPAVATKERERYTGMQMSRWDKFGAWNDRWTHGPRRNCRQTWQHLKEIARLLGTLWKWHRSEDVFRELAQEVPSFSGMTYELLEAYQGVALGRGLAPEPVPAMRYESHVLKP from the coding sequence ATGCCTGTGATCGCGATAGACGGCCATCGAGTAGAGGCTCCAGCCGGTAAGACCATCATTGAAGCCGCGTACGAGAGTGGATTGCAAATCCCGCACTTCTGCTGGCATCCGGCGCTGTCCGTTGCTGGCAACTGCCGCATGTGCCTAGTAGAGGTTGGGCTTCCCAAGCGGCGCTCCGATGGCACCATTGAAGTGGATGAGAAGGGGCAGCCTGTCATCGAGTTCCTGCCAAAGCTCCAAATTGCTTGTGCGACGCCTATTGCTGATGGGATGGTGGTACGCACGAAGAGCGAGCGCGCTGTCCGGGCACAGGAGGCCGTGATGGAGTTTTTGCTCATTAACCACCCGCTGGACTGCCCTATCTGCGACGAGGCTGGGCAGTGTAAGCTCCAAGAGTATGCCTTCCGCCACAGTCGGGGTGTCAGCCGGTTTACGGAGGAGAAGGTCCACAAGCCCAAGCGAGTTATCTGGGGGCCGACGATCATCTTCGACGCTGAGCGGTGTATCCTCTGCTCGCGGTGCATCCGTTTTGCCAACGAGATTGCTAAGCAGCCGGTGCTCACCTTCGTAGAGCGGAACGACCATGTGACCATCGAGCTCTATCCCGGCACGGAGTTCGACAACCCGTACTCTATGAACGTCATCGAACTCTGCCCCGTAGGAGCGTTAACTAGCCGTGACTTCCGCTTTCGGGCGCGAGTGTGGGAGATGAGCTTCACGGACTCTATCTGCCCGGGATGTGCCCGTGGGTGCAATATCCGGATTGGTGTCCGGAACAACGAAATCCTGCGTCTGGAGCCACGCCGCAACTTGCGTGTCAACCAGTACTGGATGTGTGATGAAGGGCGGTTGACACAGTATGGCTTCGTAAACCACAATCGTGTTGATGGAGCATGGCTTCGCCGAGTCAGCACGGAGAAGCCAGAATCGGTCTCCTGGGAAGAGGCATATGAGGCTGTGGCTTCAGTGTTGCGCCGCTACAAGCCTAGCGAGATTGCAATCATCGGCTCAGGCCGGCTGACAAACGAGGACGCCTATGCTCTGGTCAAGTTCGCCCGCACGGTGCTAAAGACCCCCAACATGGACTTCCCGCGGCGGGAGGATCCTTACTTCGAGGATGACTTCCTCCGCTGCCGTGACCGTAACCCGAACACGACTGGTGTTGTGGAAATTGGCCTCAAGCCCGGGGCTGGAGGAGTGAATCTGGTGGAGCTCCCGCAGAAGGTGCGGTATGGTGCTGTCCGGGTGCTCTACGTTGTAGAGGAAGACGTAGCATCCATCTCCCCAGAGTTGCGGCAAGCGTTGGAGGAGGCAGAGATCGTCATTGTCCATGCGACGAACCATAACGAAACCACGAAGCGCTCCCACATCGTGTTGGCAACGACTACCTACGCCGAGCTCGAGGGGACTTACACGAACATCCAGCGGTATGTTCAGCTCTTGCGGCCTGCTGTGGCCACAAAAGAGCGGGAGCGCTACACGGGAATGCAGATGAGCCGGTGGGACAAGTTCGGTGCCTGGAACGACCGCTGGACCCATGGACCCCGTCGGAACTGCCGGCAGACATGGCAGCATCTTAAGGAGATCGCTCGGCTTCTGGGAACGTTGTGGAAGTGGCATCGCTCTGAGGACGTCTTCCGAGAGCTAGCTCAGGAAGTGCCGAGCTTTTCTGGCATGACCTACGAGTTGCTAGAAGCCTATCAAGGAGTAGCATTGGGCAGGGGATTGGCTCCTGAACCTGTGCCGGCTATGCGGTATGAGTCGCATGTCTTGAAGCCATAG
- the nuoH gene encoding NADH-quinone oxidoreductase subunit NuoH has protein sequence MTELLVQLVVAGIKAFIVINTVLLAAAGLVYAERRIAAWIQDRIGPNRVGPFGLLQPFADVIKLYFKEDLVPALADRAYHRLAPWISITVALSLYAVIPIADSVVIGGQRIPLAIAPNINVGVLYILAMASIGVYGIVLAGWASNNKYSLLGGLRSSAQMISYELALGLSIVGVVMVAGTLDLAEIIARQQHVWNIVYQPLGFLLFLIASFAETNRAPFDLPEAEPELVGGYHTEYSGMKFGLFFLAEYSNMVVASLMMVVLFLGGWHVPFIPELPRWLGLQEGSIGLALFQAGVTLAKTAVLLFLFIWVRWTVPRFRYDQLMRLGWRVLLPLALLNIVLTGAVLLALEYVVR, from the coding sequence ATGACAGAGCTACTGGTGCAGCTTGTGGTCGCCGGTATCAAGGCCTTCATCGTCATCAACACCGTCCTTTTGGCAGCAGCGGGGTTAGTGTATGCCGAACGCCGCATTGCGGCATGGATCCAGGACCGGATTGGTCCCAACCGTGTTGGCCCATTCGGCCTCCTGCAGCCGTTTGCTGACGTCATCAAGCTGTACTTCAAGGAGGACCTGGTGCCAGCACTGGCTGATCGGGCATACCACCGGCTGGCACCGTGGATTTCCATTACGGTCGCGCTGAGCCTCTACGCTGTCATCCCAATAGCTGACTCTGTCGTCATTGGTGGCCAGCGCATCCCGCTCGCGATAGCGCCGAACATTAACGTTGGGGTGCTCTACATCCTGGCGATGGCTTCTATCGGTGTCTATGGGATTGTGCTGGCAGGCTGGGCATCCAACAACAAGTACTCTCTCCTCGGAGGTCTGCGCTCTTCGGCGCAGATGATCTCCTACGAGTTAGCACTAGGGCTGTCGATCGTGGGTGTCGTGATGGTGGCGGGGACATTAGACTTAGCCGAGATCATTGCCCGCCAGCAGCACGTTTGGAATATCGTCTACCAGCCCCTGGGCTTCCTGCTATTCCTCATTGCCTCGTTTGCGGAGACCAATCGTGCACCGTTCGACCTGCCAGAGGCTGAGCCAGAACTGGTCGGAGGCTACCACACGGAGTACTCTGGCATGAAGTTCGGGCTTTTCTTCCTAGCGGAGTACTCCAATATGGTGGTGGCCTCACTCATGATGGTAGTGCTCTTCTTAGGCGGGTGGCATGTGCCCTTCATACCGGAACTCCCGCGGTGGTTAGGGCTGCAGGAAGGGTCCATTGGGCTGGCTCTCTTCCAGGCAGGGGTGACGCTGGCGAAGACCGCTGTGCTGCTCTTTCTCTTCATCTGGGTACGCTGGACGGTGCCGCGCTTTCGCTACGATCAGCTGATGCGCTTAGGTTGGCGTGTTCTCCTACCTCTCGCGCTGCTGAACATCGTTTTAACAGGTGCTGTGTTGCTCGCGCTGGAGTACGTTGTACGTTAA
- a CDS encoding NADH-quinone oxidoreductase subunit I produces the protein MNVKENTEAQRMSFWEKLYLPAIVQGLGITLRQMFKPKFTRQYPEERWEPLGSYRGRPVLVLDEDGERCVACGLCSRVCPALAIEVQAAETEREKERYPVKFEINMLRCIYCGYCEEVCPEEAIVMSKDYELVFEDRESAIFGKEQLLVPVEQLQDRLEFLRRYK, from the coding sequence ATGAACGTAAAGGAGAATACGGAAGCCCAGCGAATGAGCTTCTGGGAGAAGCTCTACCTGCCGGCCATCGTGCAGGGCCTGGGCATCACGCTGCGGCAGATGTTCAAGCCGAAGTTCACGCGGCAGTATCCAGAGGAGCGCTGGGAACCGCTGGGTTCGTACCGGGGCCGTCCGGTGTTGGTGCTGGACGAAGACGGGGAGCGGTGCGTGGCTTGTGGACTCTGTTCGCGCGTCTGTCCAGCGCTTGCCATTGAAGTGCAGGCTGCTGAGACGGAGCGCGAGAAGGAGCGTTATCCGGTCAAGTTCGAAATCAACATGCTGCGCTGCATCTACTGCGGCTACTGCGAAGAGGTCTGCCCTGAGGAGGCCATCGTGATGAGCAAGGACTACGAGCTAGTCTTTGAGGACCGCGAGTCCGCCATCTTCGGTAAAGAGCAGCTCTTGGTGCCAGTTGAGCAGCTGCAAGACCGGCTGGAGTTCCTTCGGCGCTACAAGTAG
- a CDS encoding slipin family protein — protein MELLVLLLLAVIFLSSALRVLNEYERGVVFRLGRLIGSKGPGLVLLIPFIDRMIKVSLRTVAMEVPSQDVITRDNVSIKVNAVVYFRVVDPERAINEVENYLFATSQIAQTTLRSVLGQSELDDILAEREKINRHLQEIIDSHTEPWGVKVTAVELKQIDLPVEMQRAMARQAEAERERRSKIISAEGEYQAAQRLAEAAQTIQQYPVALQLRFLQTLTEIASERNSTIVFPIPIDLLRPLIAGRTDQQSS, from the coding sequence ATGGAACTGCTGGTTCTGCTCCTGCTTGCAGTGATTTTCCTAAGCTCAGCCTTGCGGGTCTTGAACGAGTATGAACGCGGTGTTGTCTTCCGTCTCGGTCGCCTCATTGGGTCCAAAGGCCCAGGCCTGGTACTACTGATTCCCTTCATCGACCGCATGATCAAGGTGAGCTTACGGACTGTCGCGATGGAAGTTCCCTCGCAGGATGTCATCACTCGCGACAACGTCTCCATCAAGGTCAATGCCGTCGTCTACTTCCGTGTCGTGGACCCAGAGAGAGCCATCAATGAGGTGGAGAACTACCTCTTTGCTACCAGCCAGATTGCGCAAACGACGCTGCGGAGCGTGCTGGGACAGTCGGAACTGGACGACATTCTAGCGGAACGGGAGAAGATCAATCGGCACCTCCAGGAGATCATTGACAGCCATACCGAGCCCTGGGGCGTCAAAGTGACAGCCGTAGAGCTCAAGCAGATCGACCTGCCAGTGGAGATGCAGCGGGCTATGGCACGGCAGGCAGAGGCTGAGCGTGAACGCCGCTCCAAGATCATCAGCGCCGAAGGCGAATACCAAGCTGCTCAGCGCCTAGCTGAAGCTGCCCAGACGATTCAGCAGTACCCCGTGGCCTTGCAGCTACGCTTCCTGCAGACGCTTACGGAGATTGCCAGTGAGCGAAATTCTACGATCGTCTTTCCAATCCCGATAGACCTCCTACGGCCGCTAATAGCGGGCCGCACAGACCAGCAGAGTTCGTAG
- a CDS encoding nodulation protein NfeD codes for MPLLAPVLSLVATLSTQSSQPVVLVGTIEGAINPATAEYITMLLRTGKEQGAEAVILRLNTPGGLLESTRSIVQELLQSPIPVVVYIAPSGARAGSAGVFITLAAHVAVMAPGTNIGAAHPVGLGGESPDSVMANKITNDAAAFARSIAQQRKRNVRWAEDAVRRSISSTEREALREKVIDLIAPSLDSLLKVLDGRSVELPSGVRKLRTAEARIEEVQMNWRQRLLALLSNPDIAYILLMLGIYGLLFELYNPGAIVPGVVGAICLILGAYALQMLPVNYAGLALIAVSIVLFLLELKITSYGLLTLAGLISLLLGSIMLIDSPLEFMRISWSVILPTVIGSVVFFGWILGKGIQAQLRRPYSGGEGLIGLTAVVVERIMPDTRGRVRLMGELWWATAPQLIEPGTQVRIVRREGFVLHVEPIDAAQQLQSVTPDSS; via the coding sequence ATGCCACTACTGGCTCCTGTCCTGTCCCTCGTGGCCACCCTCTCTACTCAGAGCAGCCAGCCGGTCGTGCTGGTGGGCACGATAGAGGGAGCTATCAACCCAGCGACGGCTGAGTACATCACGATGCTGCTGCGTACGGGCAAAGAGCAAGGGGCTGAGGCGGTCATCCTCCGGCTCAACACCCCTGGAGGTCTGCTGGAGTCCACGCGGAGCATTGTGCAGGAGCTCCTACAGTCCCCCATCCCCGTTGTGGTCTACATAGCCCCCTCGGGAGCACGGGCTGGGTCTGCTGGGGTCTTCATCACGCTAGCGGCTCACGTAGCGGTGATGGCACCAGGGACGAACATTGGAGCAGCACACCCTGTAGGCTTAGGCGGAGAGAGCCCAGACTCAGTGATGGCAAACAAAATCACAAACGATGCTGCTGCATTTGCCCGCAGCATTGCTCAACAGCGCAAGCGCAACGTGCGGTGGGCTGAAGATGCCGTGCGGCGTAGTATCTCCAGTACTGAACGGGAAGCGCTCCGTGAAAAGGTCATAGACCTCATCGCCCCTTCGTTGGACTCCCTTCTGAAAGTCCTGGATGGCCGTTCCGTTGAGCTCCCCTCCGGTGTCCGAAAGCTTCGGACGGCTGAGGCCCGCATCGAGGAGGTCCAGATGAACTGGCGGCAGCGCCTCCTAGCCCTGCTGAGCAATCCCGACATCGCCTACATCCTACTGATGTTGGGCATCTACGGGCTGCTCTTCGAGCTGTACAACCCCGGAGCTATTGTGCCCGGTGTAGTTGGGGCCATCTGCCTTATCTTGGGCGCTTATGCTCTCCAGATGTTGCCTGTCAACTACGCGGGGTTAGCGCTCATCGCGGTGTCTATCGTACTGTTCCTGCTGGAGCTCAAGATCACCAGCTACGGTCTGCTAACCTTGGCAGGGCTCATCTCGCTGCTGCTGGGCTCCATCATGCTCATTGACTCCCCGCTAGAGTTCATGCGTATCTCGTGGTCGGTCATCCTCCCAACGGTCATAGGGAGCGTGGTGTTCTTCGGGTGGATCTTGGGTAAGGGCATCCAGGCACAGTTACGCCGTCCGTACAGTGGCGGCGAAGGGTTGATTGGGCTGACAGCCGTAGTTGTAGAGCGGATTATGCCAGATACGCGCGGGCGGGTACGCCTGATGGGCGAGCTCTGGTGGGCTACAGCTCCGCAGCTAATAGAGCCAGGCACTCAGGTTCGCATCGTCCGACGCGAGGGGTTCGTGCTCCACGTCGAACCAATAGATGCAGCTCAACAGCTGCAGTCTGTCACTCCAGATTCGTCGTAA
- the xseB gene encoding exodeoxyribonuclease VII small subunit, with protein sequence MSENSSPSFESQLARLEEIVSLLDRGTLPLEQLLQLYEEAMQLIASCRQYLEQAELRVVQIRSAAFPTADEEGFPEPD encoded by the coding sequence ATGAGCGAGAACAGCTCTCCCTCCTTTGAAAGCCAGCTTGCTCGCCTGGAAGAGATCGTGTCCTTACTGGATCGTGGCACGCTTCCGCTGGAGCAACTGCTCCAGCTCTACGAGGAAGCAATGCAACTCATCGCAAGCTGCCGACAGTACCTAGAGCAGGCAGAACTCCGGGTCGTCCAGATTCGCAGCGCTGCATTTCCCACTGCTGACGAAGAGGGCTTCCCGGAGCCGGATTGA
- the xseA gene encoding exodeoxyribonuclease VII large subunit, whose amino-acid sequence MAIEIPTLSVGELTRQLQLLLEESFPYVRVRGEISNYKLHSSGHRYFTLKDETAQIACVLWRSRVLSFEPQDGMRVIAEGAITVRPQRGQYQLDCWSLRPDGIGSLYEAFERLKQELQARGWFAEERKRPLPRLILRIGIATSPSGAALHDMLTTLRRRMPAATVYFRPTLVQGEGAPADIAQAIADLNQTDAQVIIVGRGGGSLEDLWAFNTIEVAEAIYSSRIPVVSAVGHEVDYTIADFVADVRAPTPTAAAELVSQFGQQALLEWLDQSEQRLWKAASRALELGRTRLQWLSDHPAFRRFQERIHLAMQDVDELSERLARAVERGLQQARHRLAALEAHCQSLYPLAPLRRGFALLRAHGRYIPPDTSLQGLSRVEIIRLHERAFARLTHVLPLESDSVPSTVPTDGNSYEREQLSLL is encoded by the coding sequence ATGGCGATAGAAATCCCGACGCTAAGTGTTGGTGAGCTGACGCGGCAGCTCCAGCTCCTGCTGGAGGAGAGTTTCCCGTACGTGCGTGTCCGCGGGGAGATTTCCAACTACAAGCTGCACAGCTCGGGGCATCGGTACTTTACGCTCAAGGACGAGACGGCACAGATTGCCTGCGTCCTTTGGCGGAGCCGGGTCTTAAGCTTCGAACCCCAAGACGGCATGCGGGTCATAGCGGAGGGAGCCATCACCGTCCGTCCCCAGCGCGGGCAGTACCAACTGGACTGTTGGAGCTTGCGTCCGGACGGGATCGGGAGCCTCTACGAGGCCTTCGAGCGGCTGAAGCAAGAGCTCCAGGCCCGGGGATGGTTTGCAGAGGAGCGGAAGCGACCGCTGCCGCGGCTCATCCTCCGGATCGGGATTGCTACTTCACCTAGTGGAGCAGCGCTCCATGACATGCTCACTACGCTCCGCCGTCGCATGCCAGCCGCTACGGTCTACTTCCGTCCAACACTCGTGCAGGGAGAGGGTGCGCCTGCAGATATTGCACAGGCAATCGCAGACCTCAACCAAACGGATGCGCAGGTCATCATCGTCGGCCGTGGGGGCGGCTCACTGGAGGACCTGTGGGCTTTCAACACGATAGAGGTGGCAGAAGCCATCTACTCTTCCCGCATCCCGGTTGTGTCTGCTGTCGGGCATGAAGTGGACTACACGATTGCCGACTTCGTTGCAGACGTACGCGCTCCGACACCGACGGCCGCAGCGGAGCTGGTCTCTCAGTTCGGGCAGCAGGCTCTCTTGGAGTGGCTCGACCAGTCCGAACAGCGGCTCTGGAAAGCAGCATCCCGGGCTCTGGAGTTGGGACGGACTCGTCTCCAGTGGCTATCGGACCATCCAGCCTTCCGACGCTTCCAGGAGCGCATCCACCTGGCGATGCAGGATGTTGATGAGCTCTCGGAACGCCTTGCCCGTGCAGTTGAGCGTGGTCTCCAGCAGGCCCGTCACCGTCTGGCAGCTCTGGAAGCCCACTGCCAAAGCCTCTACCCTCTGGCACCATTGCGGCGGGGCTTCGCCCTTCTGCGGGCCCACGGGCGCTACATTCCGCCTGATACCTCACTGCAGGGTCTGTCACGGGTAGAAATCATCCGCCTCCATGAGCGGGCATTCGCACGCCTGACACACGTGCTACCGCTAGAATCCGACTCCGTCCCCAGCACTGTCCCTACCGACGGGAACTCCTATGAGCGAGAACAGCTCTCCCTCCTTTGA
- a CDS encoding V-type H(+)-translocating pyrophosphatase: protein MVVSLLLAAGLLSLAVAIVFRQRVLAVSVEAGAASPEEARRLRDIADAIAEGAMAFLLREYRVLGLYMLGFAVLIALLIDDPLTPVREGVYTAIAFLCGAFCSVLAGFIGMRIATHGNVRTAASARISLAHAFRTAFHSGAVMGFGLAGIAIVGLVVVYLGLDAVLHGVEKRTVMEVLSGFALGGSSVALFARVGGGIYTKAADVGADLVGKVETGIPEDDPRNPAVIADNVGDNVGDIAGMGADLFGSVAESTCAALVIGAVAFPDNLPALLFPLAISAIGVLCSLIAVLLTRVRTEADVENALRRSLLIATVLLGIGAYVASQTMLPETFIIFGQQYTALGIFFCVLVGLVAGLLTGIVTDYFSSNRFRPVQQLADSARTGAATVIIGGLAVGYNSAIVPALLLALTAITGYTLGGMYGVAVAALGMLGTIATALTIDAYGPVADNAGGIAEMGGMGPEIRQRTDVLDAAGNTTAAIGKGFAIGSAALTALALFSAFVTRAQEFAPELDILHTTSLLDPWVLAGLLVGGVLPFAFSAMTMRAVGRAAFDMIEEVRRQFRTIPGLLEGKARADYRQCVDISTKASLREMVAPGLLVLGTPLVVGFLFGLKMLAGVLIGAIVSGVALATSMANSGAAWDNAKKYIEKGYLGGKGSEAHKAAVIGDTVGDPFKDTSGPSLNILIKLMAILSLVFVPFFVRFSLQLFQ from the coding sequence CAACGCGTCTTGGCCGTCTCCGTAGAGGCTGGGGCAGCCTCGCCTGAAGAGGCCCGACGCCTCCGGGACATTGCCGATGCGATTGCCGAGGGGGCAATGGCTTTCCTGCTGCGGGAGTACCGTGTCCTAGGGCTCTACATGCTCGGGTTCGCTGTGCTCATTGCCCTCCTCATTGACGACCCCTTAACCCCAGTTCGCGAGGGAGTCTACACGGCGATTGCCTTCCTCTGTGGGGCCTTCTGCTCAGTATTGGCCGGCTTCATCGGAATGCGGATCGCTACGCATGGGAACGTGCGTACAGCCGCTTCCGCTCGCATCTCGCTAGCGCATGCCTTTCGCACAGCGTTCCACTCCGGTGCTGTGATGGGCTTCGGGCTGGCGGGGATCGCGATCGTGGGACTGGTTGTCGTCTACCTTGGTTTGGACGCCGTGCTGCATGGTGTGGAAAAGCGCACCGTCATGGAGGTCCTCTCTGGCTTCGCCCTTGGGGGCTCCAGTGTGGCGCTCTTTGCCCGTGTCGGCGGCGGCATCTACACGAAGGCGGCTGACGTCGGGGCAGACCTCGTAGGAAAGGTGGAGACGGGCATCCCGGAGGATGATCCCCGCAACCCGGCTGTGATTGCCGACAATGTCGGCGACAACGTCGGCGACATCGCTGGCATGGGGGCAGACCTCTTCGGCTCGGTGGCAGAGAGCACGTGTGCTGCGCTGGTCATCGGAGCAGTTGCTTTCCCAGACAACCTACCGGCACTCCTCTTCCCGCTGGCTATCAGCGCCATTGGGGTGCTCTGTAGCCTCATTGCTGTGCTGCTGACTCGCGTCCGGACAGAGGCTGATGTCGAGAATGCACTGCGCCGAAGCTTGCTCATCGCAACTGTACTCCTGGGCATCGGAGCCTACGTTGCCTCACAGACTATGCTGCCAGAGACGTTCATCATCTTCGGCCAGCAGTACACGGCGCTGGGAATCTTCTTCTGCGTGCTCGTCGGGCTGGTAGCGGGCCTGCTGACTGGGATTGTGACGGACTACTTCTCCTCCAACCGCTTCCGCCCAGTGCAGCAACTAGCCGACTCCGCCCGAACGGGTGCTGCTACGGTGATCATCGGCGGATTGGCGGTCGGCTACAACAGCGCCATTGTACCGGCGCTCCTGTTGGCCCTGACAGCCATCACCGGCTACACGCTAGGGGGTATGTATGGGGTAGCCGTTGCAGCGCTCGGTATGCTGGGAACCATCGCAACGGCGCTTACAATAGACGCCTATGGCCCCGTGGCCGACAACGCTGGCGGCATCGCTGAGATGGGTGGCATGGGCCCTGAGATTCGGCAGCGCACGGACGTCCTGGATGCAGCAGGCAACACGACGGCCGCCATTGGCAAGGGCTTCGCCATTGGTTCGGCAGCCCTAACCGCACTGGCGCTCTTCTCTGCCTTCGTTACCCGGGCCCAGGAGTTCGCCCCTGAGCTGGACATCCTCCACACCACTAGCCTGCTTGATCCCTGGGTCCTAGCGGGGCTCCTAGTTGGAGGTGTCCTCCCCTTCGCCTTCTCAGCTATGACCATGCGCGCGGTAGGCCGAGCCGCTTTCGACATGATTGAGGAGGTCCGCCGCCAGTTCCGCACCATCCCTGGGCTGCTGGAGGGGAAGGCCAGAGCAGACTACCGACAGTGCGTGGACATCTCCACCAAGGCTTCGCTGCGGGAGATGGTGGCTCCAGGGCTCTTGGTGCTGGGAACCCCGTTGGTGGTAGGCTTCCTCTTCGGGTTGAAGATGCTCGCTGGAGTCCTCATCGGTGCTATCGTCTCTGGCGTCGCGTTGGCAACCAGCATGGCAAATTCCGGAGCTGCCTGGGACAACGCCAAGAAGTACATCGAGAAGGGCTACCTCGGCGGCAAGGGCTCTGAGGCCCACAAAGCTGCCGTCATCGGGGACACCGTTGGTGACCCGTTCAAAGACACCTCGGGGCCCTCGCTGAACATCCTCATCAAGCTCATGGCCATCCTAAGCCTGGTCTTCGTCCCCTTCTTCGTGCGGTTCAGCCTGCAGCTCTTCCAGTGA